One genomic segment of candidate division KSB1 bacterium includes these proteins:
- a CDS encoding CHRD domain-containing protein: MRWLQRILVLVCLGLGPAVPAFGQSDHLLISEFVVTPTDGEFIEIFNPTFSTIDLSNYYLTDDVSTGNPDYVKVVNGAGALTVANFDFLAKFPDGASIAPGGVKVVAFTGAGFKTRYGVAPDYEVLGTDTTIADMIGIAVSGTAGLTNDRETIVLFTWDGVSDLVQDVDYVVWGDKSTAVDKSGLAIDGPDADSNPSSYKNDTPVASQTAVNADNDVDSAPHDNGSSAARNAPEAGEKLSSGNGITGHDETSENFSFAGGSWTEDNTPTPGTVPDGLAKQPAYFMAVLNGSQEVPALTLPATGGGYFVLNDQRDELRFYLSVTGLSGPITAAHFHNAAAGVTGPPVRTLTADFQGEVASGSWKSTDAEPLTPALVNELLAGNIYVNVHTTAHPNGEIRGQVVLGSERQFTASLTGQQEVPPVNVPGKGVGKFRLNATGTQLQFEVAVNDLSGPLTAAHFHNAATGVNGPPVRTFTTAFTGGTATGVWSNSDTVEALTPALVAELLATKLYVNVHTAANPSGEVRGQIRAGAETVFLAVLEGKQENPAVATTAAGGGYFVLNAEQTALSFLIKVRNLSGPITAAHFHLAPRGSNGSPVRTLTADFTDTTASGVWRSTDAEPLTPALVADLLAGNLYVNVHTAAHPEGEIRGQLESGKVINFEAQIEGSQEVPPVATEAAGIGYFKLNAAGTELSFNVGTIGLSGAVTAAHFHNANRGVTGPAVRTLTSELGSGSGSGVWKNSDAEALTPALVVELLAGTIYINFHTAANPAGEIRGQLLPGFRGIAPIGVVRQMPDGTEKITISGIITTVDFRLSSTNSSEFYLQDATGGIRMFVGSGKSALSQGTRVLVKDSRLGTNAGRRNVETVPDSIVVIDQPGLPAPQVVTVAEYVSNRAAIEGELIRVNQASIIGTFPPENSDRTLTINDGTGELAMFIDRDTDIDGSLQPPNPVSVIGVATSFNNTPQIQPSRRSDFKAPAVFFATLSGSQEVPAVATPAQGGGMFVLNEDQTALSFHLSVIGLSGPITAAHFHHAASGANGPVVRDIAFTDGVASGTWSSSDPNQPLTPALLAELLAGNLYVNVHTAAHPGGEIRGQVLRGTAINFTATLNGSQEVPPVTTPANGSGSFTLNATGTELSFSVTVNNLSSAIAAAHFHNAPAGVNGPPVRTITADFSGNTAGGVWRNNDPEPLTPALVAELLAGKIYVNVHTATNPGGEVRGQLRPGAVTVFHAVLNGAQENPAVTTVAAGGGRFVLNEDRTQLAFKIKVANLSGPITAAHFHNAAAGTNGPVVRDLAFTDTVATGVWSSSDASQPLTPALVAELLAGNLYVNVHTAAHPGGEIRGQVLTGAAIKFAAQLEGSQEVPPVTTNAAGYASITLDASGTELAYEVRYTGLRSAFRAAHFHNAGRGKNGPVVRDIPFTGTAASGVWKSSDTTQALTTDLVVELLASQLYVNVHSADHPGGEIRGQLIPGATAIVPIAIARETANGTVVTVEGIVTRALGRFARLQDATAGITAFQTSGSFRAAIDSGKVRLGDRLRLTGTLTEFNSLKEIAPISSFEVISRDNALPTTQKVTLAELAANGEAYESELIRVEGLSINPAGDTVFVANKSYTITDASDQSGAVALRTPVATDTKIAGVPIPKGTFVFEGVLGQFSSSNPATGYQLLPILTTDITPTTGVDEENAGLPERFALLQNHPNPFNPTTIIRYDLPKQVHVKLAIYNLLGKRVRTLVDGMEAPGFRQISWDGKSDDGTRVASGIYIYRIETAGFVQARKMTLLK, from the coding sequence ATGAGATGGTTGCAACGCATTCTCGTTTTGGTTTGCCTTGGGCTGGGCCCGGCAGTGCCGGCGTTCGGTCAAAGCGATCACCTGCTCATCTCCGAGTTCGTGGTCACGCCCACCGATGGTGAGTTCATCGAGATCTTCAATCCAACTTTCAGTACGATTGATCTCTCGAACTACTATCTCACTGATGATGTCAGCACCGGCAACCCCGACTACGTGAAAGTCGTCAATGGCGCCGGGGCGCTAACGGTCGCAAACTTCGATTTTCTGGCCAAGTTCCCGGACGGCGCCAGCATTGCGCCCGGCGGCGTGAAAGTGGTTGCCTTCACCGGAGCCGGATTCAAGACCCGCTATGGCGTTGCTCCCGATTATGAAGTTTTGGGGACCGACACCACGATCGCGGACATGATCGGCATCGCTGTCTCGGGAACTGCCGGCCTGACCAACGATCGCGAAACCATCGTCTTGTTCACTTGGGATGGGGTGAGCGACCTGGTGCAGGACGTCGATTATGTCGTGTGGGGCGACAAAAGCACAGCCGTCGACAAAAGTGGGCTCGCGATTGACGGTCCCGATGCCGATAGTAATCCATCCAGCTACAAAAACGACACACCGGTCGCAAGCCAAACGGCGGTCAATGCCGACAATGACGTCGACAGCGCACCGCATGACAACGGTTCCAGCGCCGCGCGCAACGCACCCGAGGCCGGCGAAAAACTCAGCAGCGGCAACGGCATCACCGGCCATGATGAAACCAGCGAGAATTTCAGCTTTGCCGGCGGCAGTTGGACGGAGGACAACACGCCCACGCCCGGCACCGTGCCGGATGGCCTGGCCAAGCAACCGGCCTATTTCATGGCGGTGCTGAATGGCAGCCAGGAGGTGCCCGCCCTCACGCTGCCCGCCACCGGCGGCGGCTATTTTGTGCTGAATGATCAGCGCGACGAGCTGCGCTTTTACCTGAGTGTCACCGGCTTGAGCGGGCCGATTACAGCCGCGCATTTTCACAATGCCGCAGCCGGTGTGACCGGCCCGCCGGTGCGCACACTCACCGCGGATTTTCAGGGGGAGGTGGCCAGCGGCAGTTGGAAAAGCACGGATGCCGAGCCGTTGACTCCGGCGCTGGTGAATGAACTGCTGGCGGGCAACATTTACGTCAACGTGCATACCACCGCCCATCCCAACGGCGAAATTCGCGGTCAGGTGGTGCTGGGCAGCGAGCGGCAATTCACCGCCAGCCTCACCGGCCAGCAGGAAGTGCCGCCGGTCAATGTGCCGGGCAAGGGCGTGGGCAAATTCCGTTTGAATGCCACCGGCACGCAATTGCAATTCGAAGTAGCGGTGAATGATTTGAGCGGCCCGCTGACTGCGGCGCATTTTCACAATGCGGCCACCGGCGTCAATGGTCCGCCGGTGCGCACCTTCACCACAGCTTTCACCGGCGGCACGGCCACCGGCGTGTGGAGCAACAGCGACACGGTCGAGGCCCTGACGCCGGCACTGGTGGCGGAATTGCTCGCCACCAAGCTGTATGTGAATGTGCACACGGCCGCCAATCCCAGCGGCGAAGTTCGCGGGCAAATTCGCGCCGGCGCGGAAACGGTCTTTCTGGCGGTGCTGGAAGGCAAGCAGGAGAACCCGGCGGTGGCCACAACCGCGGCCGGTGGAGGATACTTCGTGCTGAACGCCGAGCAGACGGCGTTGAGCTTCCTGATCAAGGTGCGCAATCTCAGCGGTCCGATCACCGCGGCGCATTTTCATCTCGCGCCGCGCGGCAGCAATGGTTCGCCGGTGCGCACCCTCACCGCGGACTTCACCGACACCACGGCAAGCGGCGTGTGGCGCAGCACGGATGCCGAGCCGCTGACCCCGGCGCTGGTGGCGGATTTGCTGGCGGGCAACCTCTATGTGAATGTGCACACGGCCGCCCATCCCGAGGGTGAAATTCGCGGGCAGTTGGAAAGCGGCAAGGTCATCAACTTCGAGGCGCAAATCGAAGGCAGCCAGGAAGTGCCGCCGGTGGCGACCGAGGCGGCCGGTATTGGTTATTTCAAACTCAACGCTGCCGGCACGGAATTGAGCTTCAATGTTGGCACCATTGGTTTGAGCGGAGCGGTTACCGCGGCACATTTCCACAACGCCAATCGCGGCGTCACTGGCCCGGCGGTGCGCACGCTCACCAGTGAACTGGGCAGCGGCAGCGGCTCAGGTGTGTGGAAGAATTCTGATGCCGAGGCGTTGACCCCGGCGCTGGTGGTCGAGCTGCTGGCCGGCACGATCTACATCAATTTCCACACGGCGGCCAATCCCGCCGGCGAGATTCGCGGGCAACTGCTGCCCGGCTTCCGCGGCATTGCGCCGATCGGCGTCGTGCGGCAAATGCCGGATGGCACGGAGAAGATCACGATTTCCGGCATCATCACCACGGTGGATTTCCGATTGTCGAGCACGAACAGCTCGGAATTTTATTTGCAGGATGCCACCGGCGGCATTCGCATGTTCGTGGGCAGTGGCAAATCCGCCCTCTCCCAGGGCACGCGTGTGCTGGTGAAGGACAGCCGCCTCGGCACCAATGCCGGCCGCCGCAACGTGGAAACCGTGCCGGATTCGATCGTGGTGATCGATCAACCCGGCCTGCCGGCGCCGCAGGTGGTGACGGTGGCCGAATATGTCAGCAATCGCGCCGCAATCGAGGGTGAGTTGATTCGCGTCAATCAGGCCAGTATCATCGGCACATTTCCGCCGGAGAACAGCGACAGGACGCTCACCATCAACGACGGCACCGGTGAGCTGGCGATGTTCATCGATCGCGACACCGACATCGACGGCTCGCTGCAGCCGCCCAATCCCGTGAGTGTCATCGGCGTGGCCACTTCCTTCAACAACACGCCGCAGATTCAGCCGTCGCGCCGCAGCGATTTCAAGGCGCCGGCGGTTTTCTTTGCGACGCTGAGCGGCAGCCAGGAGGTGCCTGCGGTCGCCACTCCGGCGCAGGGCGGCGGCATGTTCGTGTTGAATGAGGATCAAACCGCGCTCAGTTTCCACCTGAGTGTGATCGGACTCAGCGGGCCGATTACCGCGGCACATTTTCACCATGCCGCCAGTGGCGCAAACGGACCGGTGGTGCGCGATATTGCCTTCACCGACGGTGTTGCCAGTGGCACGTGGTCGAGCAGCGACCCCAACCAGCCGCTGACGCCGGCGCTGCTGGCGGAGTTGCTCGCCGGCAATCTGTATGTCAATGTGCACACCGCGGCTCATCCCGGCGGCGAAATTCGCGGCCAGGTGCTGCGAGGGACGGCGATCAATTTCACGGCCACGCTCAACGGCAGCCAGGAAGTGCCGCCGGTGACGACGCCGGCGAACGGCAGCGGCAGTTTCACCCTGAATGCCACCGGCACAGAGTTGAGCTTCTCGGTCACCGTCAATAATCTGAGCAGCGCGATTGCCGCGGCACACTTTCACAATGCGCCCGCCGGCGTAAATGGCCCGCCCGTGCGCACGATCACGGCTGATTTCTCCGGCAACACTGCCGGCGGCGTGTGGCGCAACAATGATCCCGAACCGCTCACCCCGGCCCTGGTGGCGGAGTTGCTGGCTGGCAAGATCTATGTGAATGTTCATACCGCCACGAATCCTGGCGGCGAAGTTCGCGGACAATTGCGCCCGGGGGCCGTAACGGTCTTTCATGCGGTGCTGAATGGCGCGCAGGAAAATCCCGCGGTCACCACCGTGGCCGCCGGCGGCGGACGTTTTGTGTTGAATGAAGACCGCACACAACTTGCTTTCAAAATCAAAGTCGCCAATCTCAGCGGGCCGATTACGGCCGCGCATTTTCACAACGCTGCCGCAGGGACGAACGGGCCGGTGGTGCGCGATCTCGCCTTCACCGACACGGTGGCCACCGGCGTGTGGAGCAGCAGCGATGCCTCTCAACCCTTGACCCCGGCGCTGGTGGCGGAGTTGCTCGCCGGCAATCTGTATGTGAATGTCCACACCGCGGCCCATCCCGGCGGCGAAATTCGCGGCCAGGTGTTGACCGGCGCAGCCATCAAATTCGCGGCGCAATTGGAAGGCAGCCAGGAAGTGCCACCGGTGACGACGAATGCCGCCGGCTATGCCAGCATCACGCTGGATGCCAGCGGCACGGAGCTGGCCTATGAGGTTCGTTACACCGGCCTGCGCAGCGCTTTTCGCGCTGCGCATTTCCACAATGCCGGACGCGGCAAGAATGGCCCGGTGGTGCGCGACATCCCCTTCACCGGTACCGCTGCCAGCGGCGTGTGGAAGAGCAGTGACACCACCCAGGCACTCACCACGGATTTGGTGGTGGAGCTGCTGGCGAGCCAGCTTTATGTCAACGTGCATTCGGCCGATCATCCCGGTGGCGAGATTCGCGGCCAGCTTATTCCGGGTGCCACAGCCATCGTGCCGATTGCGATAGCACGCGAAACGGCCAACGGTACGGTGGTCACGGTGGAGGGCATTGTCACCCGCGCGCTCGGCCGTTTTGCACGGCTGCAGGACGCCACCGCGGGTATCACCGCATTTCAGACCAGTGGCAGTTTCCGGGCGGCGATTGACAGCGGCAAGGTGCGGCTGGGCGATCGACTGCGCCTCACCGGCACACTCACCGAGTTCAATTCGCTGAAGGAAATCGCACCCATCAGCAGCTTCGAAGTGATTTCACGCGACAACGCGCTGCCGACAACGCAGAAGGTCACCCTGGCCGAGCTGGCTGCCAACGGCGAGGCCTATGAAAGCGAGTTGATCCGGGTGGAGGGCCTGAGCATCAATCCCGCCGGCGACACGGTGTTCGTGGCCAACAAAAGCTACACCATCACCGATGCCAGCGATCAATCCGGCGCCGTGGCCCTGCGTACGCCGGTGGCCACGGATACCAAAATTGCGGGCGTGCCCATTCCAAAGGGGACATTTGTCTTCGAGGGCGTATTGGGTCAGTTCAGCTCCTCCAATCCTGCCACGGGCTATCAGCTTCTTCCGATTCTGACGACGGACATCACGCCCACCACCGGCGTGGACGAAGAGAACGCTGGCCTGCCCGAACGCTTTGCCCTGCTGCAGAACCATCCCAATCCCTTCAATCCCACCACCATCATCCGCTATGAT
- a CDS encoding zinc-binding dehydrogenase, which translates to MKCVYFNQHGTEEVLTYGELPTPEAGPGQVLVAIKACALNHLDLWVRRGLPSLKLALPHILGSDISGVVAQVGPGVTHVQPGAEVIVSPGVSCGHCKACLSGRDNYCFHYGVIGEHRSGGYAEYIAVPAVNIIPKPATLNFHEAAAFPLTFLTAWHMLVSKCRVQPADWVLVLAAGSGVGVAAIQIAKLHGARVIAAAGSAAKLEKAQALGADFLINYEEQNFREVARQITKRRGVDIVFEHVGEKTWDDSIKVLAPGGRVVTCGATSGYRAVTDLRYLFSRNLTLFGSIMGSQGEMRHLTELFEAGMLRPVIDRVLPLHEAAEGHRLLARREQFGKVVLAVSG; encoded by the coding sequence ATGAAATGCGTCTACTTCAACCAACACGGCACTGAAGAGGTTTTGACATATGGTGAACTGCCCACGCCCGAGGCCGGGCCGGGGCAGGTGTTGGTGGCGATCAAGGCCTGCGCGCTCAATCATCTGGACCTCTGGGTGCGGCGCGGCCTTCCCAGCTTGAAGCTGGCGCTGCCGCACATTTTGGGCTCGGATATTTCGGGGGTGGTGGCGCAGGTCGGGCCGGGCGTGACGCATGTGCAACCCGGCGCGGAGGTCATCGTTTCGCCGGGGGTTTCCTGCGGCCATTGCAAAGCCTGCCTGTCGGGGCGCGACAACTATTGCTTCCACTACGGGGTGATCGGCGAACATCGCAGCGGTGGATATGCCGAATATATCGCCGTGCCCGCCGTCAATATCATTCCCAAGCCTGCGACTCTCAATTTTCATGAGGCCGCGGCTTTTCCGCTCACCTTTCTCACTGCCTGGCACATGCTGGTGAGCAAATGCCGGGTGCAGCCGGCGGACTGGGTGCTGGTGCTGGCCGCCGGCAGCGGCGTGGGGGTGGCCGCGATTCAGATCGCCAAGCTGCACGGCGCGCGGGTAATTGCCGCGGCGGGCAGCGCGGCCAAGCTGGAGAAGGCGCAGGCGCTGGGCGCGGATTTTTTGATCAATTATGAGGAACAGAATTTCCGCGAAGTCGCGCGCCAGATCACCAAACGCCGCGGGGTGGACATCGTCTTCGAACACGTCGGCGAAAAGACCTGGGACGATTCCATCAAAGTGCTGGCACCCGGCGGCCGCGTGGTCACCTGCGGCGCCACCAGCGGCTATCGCGCGGTGACCGATCTGCGCTATCTCTTCTCGCGCAACCTCACCCTCTTCGGCAGCATCATGGGCTCGCAGGGTGAGATGCGGCATCTCACCGAGCTGTTCGAGGCCGGCATGCTGCGGCCGGTGATCGACCGCGTGCTGCCGCTGCACGAAGCCGCGGAGGGGCATCGTCTGCTGGCGCGACGGGAACAATTCGGCAAAGTGGTGCTGGCCGTGTCCGGCTGA
- a CDS encoding amidohydrolase family protein, which yields MPIIDIHVHIQPWEQLKPGVREKMTAGRKDMAAIEEFIQSPRAFLEFLDANGIERAGLINYPSPDLMGFTAATNDFVANYCRENPQRLIAFGGVHPRFCEDVEAELTRLLKLGIRCLKVHPPHQALAANAYRAGNTAQEILYRRAEQEGMLVMFHGGTSIFPGARNVFADTMPIDDVAVDFPNLKIIIAHAGRPLHTETTFFLLRRHPNVHIDISGIPPKKLLDYLPRLEEIAGKTLWGTDWPSPGVWDLRRNVDDFLKLPLRDEMKNAILYENARRLLCACGALRG from the coding sequence ATGCCCATCATCGACATCCACGTCCACATTCAACCCTGGGAACAGCTCAAGCCCGGGGTGCGCGAGAAGATGACCGCCGGCCGCAAAGATATGGCCGCGATCGAAGAGTTCATCCAATCGCCGCGCGCCTTTCTGGAGTTTCTCGACGCCAACGGCATCGAACGAGCCGGACTCATCAATTATCCCAGCCCGGATCTCATGGGCTTCACCGCGGCGACGAATGATTTCGTCGCCAACTATTGCAGGGAAAATCCGCAGCGCCTGATCGCTTTTGGCGGCGTGCATCCGCGCTTCTGCGAGGATGTCGAGGCCGAGCTGACGCGTTTGCTGAAATTGGGCATTCGCTGTTTGAAAGTGCATCCGCCGCATCAGGCACTTGCCGCCAATGCTTATCGCGCCGGCAACACAGCGCAGGAGATTCTCTACCGCCGCGCCGAACAGGAGGGCATGCTGGTGATGTTTCACGGCGGCACCAGCATCTTTCCGGGCGCGCGCAATGTCTTCGCCGACACCATGCCGATCGACGACGTGGCGGTGGATTTCCCCAATTTAAAAATCATCATCGCGCACGCCGGCCGGCCGCTGCACACCGAAACCACCTTTTTCCTGCTGCGCCGCCACCCAAACGTCCACATCGACATCTCCGGCATTCCTCCGAAAAAATTGCTGGACTATTTGCCGCGCCTCGAGGAAATCGCCGGCAAAACCCTGTGGGGCACGGACTGGCCGAGCCCGGGCGTGTGGGACTTGCGCAGGAACGTTGACGATTTCCTCAAGCTGCCGCTGCGCGACGAGATGAAAAACGCGATTCTTTATGAGAATGCCCGGCGTCTGCTGTGCGCCTGCGGTGCCCTGCGGGGTTGA
- a CDS encoding RNA-directed DNA polymerase yields MKTHKNLYAKICSFENLLLAAKKAAAGKRFRPHALAFFHDLEHNALQLLRELQAQTYQPGEYRAFFIYEPKKRLISAAPFRDRVVHHALINVIGPLFERQFIFDSYANRVGKGTHAAIRRLQHFMRQAKYLLKIDLRQYFPSIDHEILKREIRHVTADPETLWLIDRIIDGSNPQVETNWYFPGDDLFAPFERRRGLPIGNLTSQFFANVYLNPFDHFVKEQLRCRFYLRYVDDAVLLDDSPVYLQSLLPRLQTCLNDFRLKLYLEKCQIRPVNCGQRFLGQIVFPRHRLLVPENVRRFARRMRQFQKKYARQKISLPEIRQSLMSWLGHAGQANTWTLRRALMPRLAKFGSPLYPA; encoded by the coding sequence ATGAAAACCCACAAAAACCTCTACGCCAAAATCTGCTCGTTTGAGAATTTATTGCTGGCGGCAAAAAAAGCCGCCGCCGGCAAGCGTTTCCGTCCGCACGCGCTGGCGTTTTTTCACGACCTCGAGCACAACGCGCTGCAGCTTTTGCGCGAGCTGCAAGCCCAAACGTATCAACCCGGCGAATATCGCGCCTTTTTCATTTACGAGCCGAAGAAACGTCTGATCAGCGCCGCGCCGTTTCGCGACCGCGTCGTGCACCATGCGCTCATCAATGTCATCGGCCCGCTGTTCGAGCGCCAATTTATTTTTGACAGCTACGCCAATCGCGTCGGCAAAGGCACCCACGCCGCCATTCGCCGGCTGCAACATTTCATGCGGCAGGCGAAATACCTCCTCAAAATCGACCTGCGCCAATATTTTCCCAGCATCGATCACGAAATTTTGAAACGCGAAATCCGTCACGTTACTGCCGACCCGGAAACACTTTGGCTCATTGACAGAATCATCGACGGCAGCAACCCGCAAGTGGAAACCAACTGGTATTTCCCCGGCGACGATCTGTTCGCGCCCTTCGAGCGGCGGCGCGGCCTGCCCATCGGCAACTTGACCAGCCAGTTTTTCGCCAATGTTTATCTCAATCCCTTTGACCATTTTGTGAAAGAGCAACTGCGCTGCCGGTTTTATCTGCGTTATGTCGATGACGCCGTCTTGCTCGATGATTCGCCGGTTTATCTGCAATCGCTTTTGCCGCGATTGCAGACCTGTCTCAATGATTTTCGGTTGAAACTCTACTTGGAGAAATGCCAGATTCGCCCGGTTAATTGCGGGCAGCGATTTTTGGGACAAATTGTTTTTCCGAGGCATCGCTTGCTGGTGCCGGAAAACGTGCGGCGCTTTGCCCGGCGCATGCGGCAGTTTCAAAAGAAGTATGCCCGGCAAAAAATCTCACTGCCGGAGATTCGGCAATCCCTAATGAGCTGGCTGGGGCACGCGGGTCAGGCCAACACCTGGACGCTGCGCCGCGCACTCATGCCGAGACTTGCAAAATTCGGCTCGCCCTTGTATCCGGCATAA
- the avd gene encoding diversity-generating retroelement protein Avd: MAEELKLVQKSYDLCQWLFNHTEKFPKSRRFSMAVRIENQFLDFLELVSLASYRKQKLPLLQKADEHLFFLRLLVRLSHSMKLITTGSYEFAAQGLDEIGRMLGGLMKKFVVAPSGAGRPEE; this comes from the coding sequence ATGGCAGAAGAATTGAAACTCGTGCAAAAAAGCTACGATCTGTGCCAATGGCTGTTCAACCACACCGAGAAATTTCCCAAAAGCCGCCGGTTTTCCATGGCGGTGCGTATTGAAAATCAGTTTTTGGACTTTTTGGAGTTGGTGTCGCTGGCCAGCTATCGCAAACAAAAATTGCCGCTGCTGCAAAAAGCCGATGAGCATTTGTTCTTTTTGCGGCTGTTAGTGCGTCTAAGCCATTCCATGAAATTGATCACCACCGGTTCCTACGAATTTGCCGCGCAAGGCTTGGATGAAATCGGCCGCATGTTGGGCGGGCTGATGAAGAAGTTCGTAGTGGCGCCTTCAGGCGCTGGACGTCCGGAAGAGTAA